From the genome of Acropora palmata chromosome 4, jaAcrPala1.3, whole genome shotgun sequence, one region includes:
- the LOC141880301 gene encoding voltage-gated inwardly rectifying potassium channel KCNH6-like, translated as MFSVPEDFHPENLECKVQKKRSYLARCTIDHRSVFKITWDWFILALVIYTSIEIPFAAAFLGNNGHSSRDIWDKLSSREPQEIVNVIVDVMFIIDIIINFRTTFMDSSSDAIVSEPKRIAINYLKTWFVVDFVAALPFDFLIRTGAKGAASLAGLLKTARLLRLIRVSRKMDRYSEFGLAVIFLLTAFFALIAHWLACIWNVIGEYEIKVPYGWIQRLVDDTVSKTVNGSFPASRLGVGSRYITALYFTITSLTSIGFGNVAPNTDKEKIFAVLMMLVGALFYAVIFGNLTAIIQRLYSRTNRYHQDVRVVNECIAVHGIPESLQITLREYFTTEQAATRGDEIESIMYRFPESLQAEIRVHMSHCLFEMFDIFHGLSDACLRALAGVFRVKFFPRQVHLLREGDQVTKLYFIVSGSVDVMQGIQCSMCLGPGDIAGFNVMSRERRRGHCLKSYVSLVAKVRSEAYVITWRDLVHVIRVYPEIKERLAVDQMNLSCNLVSSGMEDVETRTKNEEKDHTDGQPTDSLVVRGKPSRMQRSETCKEGVEQEENNSNEDEIEGELITVKKTHLEKLEAKLSRVEDTLDEIVMFLGNNDRFASSSQLSQSHLFSKTSVV; from the exons ATGTTTTCAGTTCCCGAGGATTTTCATCCAGAGAATCTTGAATGCAAAGTTCAAAAAAAGAGGAGCTATCTGGCAAGATGTACAATCGATCACAGATCGGTTTTCAAGATAACGTGGGATTGGTTTATCCTCGCTTTGGTGATATACACGTCGATTGAAATACCTTTTGCAGCAGCTTTCCTTGGAAACAACGGCCACTCAAGCAGAGATATTTGGGACAAGCTCTCTTCAAGGGAACCTCAAGAGATTGTCAACGTGATTGTTGATGTCATGTTTATCATCGatatcatcatcaattttagGACGACATTTATGGATAGTTCCTCAGACGCAATCGTCAGTGAGCCAAAGAGGATAGCCATAAACTATCTCAAGACGTGGTTTGTAGTGGATTTTGTAGCAGCCTTACCATTTGATTTCTTGATAAGAACCGGAGCTAAAGGG GCTGCATCACTCGCAGGTCTTTTAAAGACAGCTCGTCTTCTTCGCCTTATAAGAGTTTCCCGCAAGATGGATCGCTACTCTGAGTTTGGTCTTGCCGTGATCTTCCTCCTGACAGCATTCTTTGCGCTTATAGCTCATTGGCTGGCCTGCATTTGGAATGTAATTGGGGAATACGAAATCAAGGTCCCCTATGGATGGATTCAGCGACTTGTTGATGATACCGTTAGTAAAACTGTGAATGGATCTTTTCCAGCTAGTCGACTAGGAGTTGGATCTCGCTACATCACTGCCCTGTATTTCACAATAACCAGTTTGACGAGTATTGGTTTCGGTAATGTTGCTCCCAATACAGACAAAGAGAAGATTTTTGCTGTCTTAATGATGCTAGTAGGAG CGTTGTTTTACGCGGTCATCTTTGGAAACTTAACAGCCATCATTCAACGGCTGTATTCGCGCACAAATCGTTATCACCAAGACGTTCGAGTGGTGAATGAGTGTATTGCTGTGCATGGCATACCTGAATCACTGCAGATAACTCTCAGGGAGTACTTCACTACCGAACAAGCAGCAACAAGGGGAGACGAGATTGAATCG ATCATGTACCGCTTCCCTGAATCTCTCCAAGCAGAAATAAGGGTTCACATGAGCCATTGTTTGTTTGAgatgtttgatatttttcaTGGTCTTAGCGATGCTTGCCTTCGGGCCCTCGCCGGCGTGTTTCGTGTCAAGTTCTTTCCCCGTCAGGTGCACTTGTTGAGAGAGGGTGACCAAGTTACCAAGCTATATTTTATCGTTTCTGGCTCTGTAGACGTGATGCAAGGAATACAGTGTTCAATGTGTCTTG GTCCTGGTGACATTGCTGGCTTTAACGTCATGTCGAGAGAGAGAAGGCGTGGTCATTGTTTGAAATCTTATGTAAGCTTGGTTGCTAAGGTTCGTAGCGAGGCTTACGTTATCACCTGGAGGGATCTGGTACATGTCATCAGAGTATACCCAGAAATAAAGGAACGACTAGCTGTGGATCAGATGAATCTGTCATGCAACCTCGTATCCAGTGGTATG GAGGATGTTGAAACCAGGACAAAAAATGAGGAGAAAGACCACACAGACGGACAACCCACTGATTCCTTGGTCGTTCGCGGCAAACCATCTCGCATGCAAAGGAGTGAAACATGCAAAGAGGGCGTTGAGcaagaagaaaacaacagcaatGAGGATGAAATTGAAGGCGAGCTTATCACAGTAAAAAAGACGCATCTGGAAAAACTTGAGGCTAAGTTATCTCGCGTGGAAGACACTCTCGATGAAATCGTAATGTTTCTGGGGAATAATGATCGTTTTGCGAGTAGCTCACAATTGTCACAGAGCCATTTGTTCAGCAAGACCTCTGTAGTGTGA